A genomic stretch from Cherax quadricarinatus isolate ZL_2023a chromosome 63, ASM3850222v1, whole genome shotgun sequence includes:
- the mRpS33 gene encoding small ribosomal subunit protein mS33 — MASKLPVASGLYKYARITANTTNYAKRMNRLSNHIFGEVVRTTDSPSMRVVKIFSEKPLDLRPEITDYYPRHNETHLLMSLLRKYGLYRDEHQDFKEEIRRLRILRGKAKPKKGEGKRTNK, encoded by the exons ATGGCATCAAAGTTACCAGTTGCATCTGGATTATATAAGTATGCAAGGATAACAGCAAACACGACCAATTATGCCAAGAGAATGAACCGCCTCAGCAATCACATCTTTGGGGAGGTTGTTAGAACAACTGACTCTCC GTCAATGCGTGTAGTAAAAATATTCAGTGAGAAACCCCTAGACCTACGACCTGAAATCACAGACTACTATCCTCGTCATAATGAAACTCATCTTTTAATGTCTCTTCTTAGAAAG TATGGACTGTATCGAGATGAACACCAAGACTTCAAGGAAGAGATAAGAAGACTAAGAATTCTGCGTGGAAAAGCTAAACCAAAGAAAGGAGAAGGCAAAAGAACAAATAAGTAA